The following are encoded in a window of Dioscorea cayenensis subsp. rotundata cultivar TDr96_F1 chromosome 16, TDr96_F1_v2_PseudoChromosome.rev07_lg8_w22 25.fasta, whole genome shotgun sequence genomic DNA:
- the LOC120279130 gene encoding uncharacterized protein LOC120279130 — protein MENVRRVNANNIGGRRAALHACSYCDKSFESLQALGGHQTAHRREIEEMRREHDAIVNATRMGPLIAPSLMRPAVREQPTQPLVAGNTNNAQQAAAGQQRPRDEGSNPNLELTLGLPTGDEIDLTLRL, from the coding sequence atggaaAATGTCAGGAGGGTTAATGCGAACAATATTGGTGGGAGAAGAGCAGCGTTACATGCTTGCTCATACTGTGACAAGTCATTTGAGAGTTTACAGGCACTGGGAGGGCATCAGACGGCTCACAGGAGGGAGATTGAGGAGATGAGGAGAGAACATGATGCCATTGTGAACGCTACAAGGATGGGTCCTCTCATTGCACCATCCTTAATGAGGCCTGCAGTCAGAGAGCAGCCCACTCAGCCACTTGTTGCAGGTAATACTAATAATGCACAACAAGCTGCTGCTGGTCAACAACGTCCCAGGGATGAAGGCAGCAATCCCAATCTGGAACTCACTTTAGGCTTGCCTACTGGAGATGAGATTGATCTCACTCTGAGGCTCTAG
- the LOC120279129 gene encoding VQ motif-containing protein 17-like, with translation MEEKTTASDSCKIRKGTKMKVGMHLQGSHTISKLKPKIRIVHIFAPEIIKTDAANFRELVQKLTVGGEVMKKKKKKKKKDIDEAGDEMLWKERENEDGFLCGLGDVDGFLQGFANDYQFLPIPLVTSSQAGEIGEPHHV, from the exons ATGGAAGAGAAGACTACAGCTAGTGATTCATGCAAAATAAGAAAGGGAACTAAGATGAAGGTAGGCATGCACCTGCAGGGGTCTCACACAATATCAAAGCTGAAGCCAAAAATAAGAATAGTGCACATTTTTGCTCCAGAGATCATAAAGACAGATGCTGCCAACTTCCGTGAGCTTGTGCAGAAGCTCACTG TTGGAGGAGAAgttatgaagaagaagaagaagaaaaagaaaaaggatattGATGAAGCTGGTGATGAGATGTTgtggaaagaaagagagaatgagGATGGCTTCTTATGTGGACTTGGAGATGTGGATGGCTTCTTGCAAGGCTTTGCTAATGACTATCAGTTTCTTCCAATTCCGTTGGTAACTTCTTCTCAAGCAGGGGAGATTGGAGAGCCTCATCATGTTTAG